Below is a window of Betaproteobacteria bacterium DNA.
AACTTGCCGAGGATCGAACGCACGCCGTCCTGCGGGATCTTGGCGCGATCCTCGGCCCAGTCCGTTTCCATGGTCCCGGCGCTGGGGTTTTCCTGGGCGATGACGAAACCGTTCTCCTGCCAGAAATCCTTCACCGTCGGCCACAGCTGCGCGGGATCGCCGCGCGCCACGATCCAGCGCTGCGTGCCGGAACGCTCGACACGCACGTTCTCGCCGGCCGGCAGGACGCCTTCGGCAGCGGGTGTGGTCGCCGGCTGATTGCCGCGATCGCGCGCGTAATCGGAATAGGTGGCCGTGCCGCCCGGATTCACGTCGGGCACGACGTAGCGCTCGTCGACGTTCGGCTGCGTGAGGTCCGGCGGCACCTCCAGCGGGCGTGTCTTGTTCGCCGACTTGTAGTCGATCTTCTTGCCCTCGAAGAGCGAGGTCTTGCAGCCGGACACTCCGAGGGCCGCGGCTATGGCAAGAATCACCGCCGCGGTGCGTATCGGTTTCATGGTCGGCCTCATCCTACGCGACGTCGATGCCGGCGCGCCGCATCGCTTCCGCGACCACGGGCTGCGCCGCCGCCGAGAGCGGCACCAGCGGCAGCCGGATGCCGTTGCGGATGCGCTCCATGCGGTACAGCGCCCACTTGGCAGGAATCGGATTCGCCTCGACGAACAGGTGGCGATGCAGGCCGAACAGCCGCTGGTTGATGCGCTTGGCCTCTTCGAAGTTGCCCGCCAGCGCGACGGCGCACATGTCGTGCATCAGGCGCGGCGCGACGTTGGCGGTGACGGAGATGACGCCATGCCCGCCCATCATCAGGAACGGCAGCGCGGTGGCGTCGTCGCCGGTGTAGAGCGCGAAGCCTTTGGGCGCGCGCCCGACGAGATC
It encodes the following:
- the bamC gene encoding outer membrane protein assembly factor BamC, with the protein product MKPIRTAAVILAIAAALGVSGCKTSLFEGKKIDYKSANKTRPLEVPPDLTQPNVDERYVVPDVNPGGTATYSDYARDRGNQPATTPAAEGVLPAGENVRVERSGTQRWIVARGDPAQLWPTVKDFWQENGFVIAQENPSAGTMETDWAEDRAKIPQDGVRSILGK